From Rhizobium oryzihabitans, the proteins below share one genomic window:
- a CDS encoding type II toxin-antitoxin system Phd/YefM family antitoxin yields the protein MTSIVTAAAVSKNFGAYQDAAVREPVIITKNGRPRTVLMAYEDYLRLAKRDRRVDLTAAITDDELAAIEASTMEPGLDHLNAELLMDKNAAD from the coding sequence ATGACGTCGATTGTGACAGCAGCTGCGGTTTCGAAGAATTTCGGCGCCTACCAGGATGCGGCCGTGCGAGAGCCGGTCATCATCACCAAGAACGGCCGGCCGCGTACAGTGCTCATGGCCTATGAAGATTATCTGCGCCTCGCCAAGCGCGATCGGCGGGTCGATCTGACGGCTGCGATCACTGACGACGAGCTTGCGGCGATCGAGGCTTCGACGATGGAGCCGGGCCTGGATCATCTCAATGCCGAACTGCTGATGGACAAGAATGCTGCCGACTGA
- a CDS encoding type II toxin-antitoxin system MqsA family antitoxin: MASAEKILPDTMVSPETSEVLRRDVRPFVVTYKGKSRTVDLPGYYPENGDDGVHVGDDMEVTDAALRALKEEVEGIPSPTTIRRVRQKLNLSQREAGGILKVGENAFDKYERGLVEPSGPTSQLLRLLDRHPELVEELRQQTG; encoded by the coding sequence ATGGCATCTGCGGAAAAGATACTGCCCGACACAATGGTCTCTCCGGAGACCAGCGAGGTCCTGCGCCGTGACGTTCGCCCGTTCGTTGTGACCTATAAGGGCAAGAGCAGGACGGTCGATCTTCCCGGTTATTATCCGGAAAACGGCGACGACGGCGTGCATGTCGGCGACGACATGGAGGTGACGGATGCGGCGCTGCGCGCGCTTAAGGAAGAGGTCGAGGGTATTCCCTCACCTACCACGATCCGGCGCGTGCGACAGAAACTGAACCTGTCGCAGCGGGAGGCAGGAGGCATTCTCAAGGTCGGTGAGAACGCCTTCGACAAGTACGAACGCGGACTGGTCGAGCCGAGCGGGCCGACCAGTCAGTTGCTGCGTCTCCTTGACCGTCACCCGGAGCTCGTCGAGGAGTTGCGTCAACAGACCGGCTAA
- a CDS encoding recombinase family protein gives MPRTFAYVRVSTTGQTTENQLQEIGVAGFQVEPRRIVTETVSGSTAIAQRRGFSRLMDKLESGDILIVTKLDRLGRDAIDVSTTVRTLAEMGVRVYCLALGGADLTSSSGTMTMNVLNAVAQFERDLLIERTQSGLKRAKSEGKTLGRPFTLNDEQKQGVRNDLAMGMSVSAIARKFATSRQTIMRVRDEGSRSVRP, from the coding sequence ATGCCGCGCACCTTTGCCTATGTCCGCGTCTCCACGACAGGACAGACCACCGAAAACCAGCTTCAGGAAATCGGAGTCGCCGGCTTCCAGGTCGAACCGCGCCGGATTGTCACCGAGACGGTTTCCGGCAGCACCGCCATCGCGCAGCGCCGCGGCTTTTCCCGGCTCATGGACAAGCTGGAGTCCGGCGACATTCTGATCGTGACAAAGCTCGACCGCCTCGGCCGTGATGCGATCGACGTCAGCACCACCGTCAGGACGCTGGCCGAAATGGGTGTGCGCGTCTATTGCCTCGCGCTCGGCGGAGCCGACCTCACCAGCTCGTCCGGCACTATGACCATGAACGTGCTCAATGCCGTTGCGCAGTTCGAGCGGGATTTGCTGATCGAGCGGACACAATCCGGTCTCAAGCGCGCCAAGTCGGAAGGCAAGACCCTCGGCCGGCCCTTCACGCTCAACGATGAACAGAAGCAGGGTGTCCGCAACGATCTCGCGATGGGCATGAGCGTTTCGGCGATCGCCAGAAAATTCGCGACCAGCCGGCAGACCATTATGCGGGTTCGCGACGAGGGTTCACGCTCCGTTCGACCTTAG
- a CDS encoding metal/formaldehyde-sensitive transcriptional repressor has translation MSHTIREKQKLINRVRRIRGQMEGVERMLEEEKGCVEVMQTIAGARGAINGLMGEVIEDHIRMHLAAESLSQKEREEGAAELIDVIRAYLK, from the coding sequence ATGAGCCATACCATCCGCGAAAAGCAAAAGCTGATCAACCGCGTACGTCGTATTCGCGGGCAGATGGAAGGTGTCGAGCGGATGCTTGAGGAGGAAAAGGGTTGCGTCGAAGTCATGCAAACGATCGCGGGTGCGCGTGGTGCCATCAACGGTCTAATGGGCGAAGTCATCGAAGATCATATCCGCATGCACTTGGCCGCCGAAAGTCTGAGTCAGAAAGAGCGTGAAGAAGGCGCGGCCGAACTGATCGATGTCATTCGCGCTTATCTCAAATAA
- a CDS encoding type II toxin-antitoxin system MqsR family toxin encodes MEKMRPTYDLEAIKAAFGSVQALAITTTALRDAASLGYDRSAIVSTIGGIDRRMFYKSMTTNADHRVWQDVYHVPVPDEDMVLYVKFQADVITEFRVMSFKEK; translated from the coding sequence ATGGAAAAAATGCGGCCGACATACGATCTCGAAGCAATCAAGGCTGCATTCGGATCCGTGCAGGCTTTGGCGATCACGACAACGGCCCTTCGTGACGCAGCGTCTCTCGGCTATGATCGCTCTGCCATCGTTTCAACGATCGGAGGGATCGACCGGCGCATGTTTTACAAGTCGATGACGACCAATGCCGATCATCGCGTCTGGCAGGACGTCTACCATGTTCCCGTGCCGGACGAAGACATGGTGCTCTATGTAAAGTTCCAGGCGGACGTGATCACCGAATTCCGGGTCATGTCGTTCAAGGAGAAATAG
- the arsN2 gene encoding arsenic resistance N-acetyltransferase ArsN2, whose product MLSAITLREVPGSNARLREALQAADLPTDDIEDGGRTFFEAVSGGDEIVGYAGLERCRGDYLLRSVVVLPAHRGLGFGRAIVEATLRGLDGSGGIYLATTSAAPFFSSIGFSEVPRAIVPAAVLMTRQLSFICPSTATIMKLNRSPT is encoded by the coding sequence ATGTTGAGCGCGATCACATTACGCGAAGTGCCCGGTAGCAACGCCCGTCTCCGCGAAGCGCTGCAGGCCGCAGATCTTCCGACCGATGATATCGAAGATGGAGGCCGCACCTTCTTTGAAGCTGTTTCGGGTGGCGATGAGATTGTCGGCTATGCCGGCCTCGAACGGTGCAGAGGCGATTACCTGCTGCGGTCCGTTGTTGTACTTCCGGCGCATCGCGGTCTTGGGTTTGGCCGAGCGATCGTAGAGGCAACGTTGCGAGGTCTCGATGGAAGCGGCGGCATCTATCTCGCGACGACGAGTGCCGCGCCATTTTTTTCGTCCATCGGTTTCTCTGAGGTGCCGCGGGCCATTGTACCTGCGGCTGTGCTCATGACCCGCCAACTTTCTTTCATCTGCCCATCGACTGCGACCATCATGAAGCTCAACAGGTCCCCGACCTAA
- a CDS encoding RHE_PE00001 family protein yields the protein MNSMSYDLAKLPIHSLLRPISEAAVALARLDERIARSPVGEGFLERSHFLDAHASLWVDGELVHLEDLVLHDALRDIRAPTHELTIARDILKTRRRIAAHPPAWALSDQGLASLRGRSWAGASLGGDREGVRDGSVEVSDAPAEIGDAEDPEIDGLGDAFAAIDAVLARSGVAIEEAKKPGSAKNAPEKDPFVYDLDWDEDERLEEWRAVLARAQDLPPVLQAIVALDAWNQIAVLQHAPWLGRLLAASVLREGGVTTGGHHAAINLGLKAIPVERRRHRDRETRLLAIARALTISAETGLKEHDRLVLARQMMMRKLEGRRTSSRLPELVELVMARPLISAGMVAKTLEVTPQGARRIVQELGLREMTGRGRFRAWGIL from the coding sequence ATAAATTCAATGTCTTACGATCTCGCCAAATTGCCCATCCACAGCCTGCTGCGGCCGATCTCCGAGGCCGCTGTTGCTCTTGCCCGTCTCGACGAGCGCATTGCCCGCTCCCCCGTCGGCGAGGGCTTTCTCGAGCGGTCGCATTTCCTCGACGCGCATGCCTCGCTCTGGGTCGACGGTGAACTCGTTCATCTCGAAGACCTCGTCCTGCATGACGCGCTCCGGGATATCCGTGCTCCCACCCATGAACTCACCATTGCCCGCGACATCCTGAAAACTCGCCGTCGCATCGCCGCCCATCCCCCCGCCTGGGCCCTCTCTGATCAAGGCCTCGCCTCCCTCCGCGGCCGGTCGTGGGCCGGAGCATCATTGGGTGGAGACAGGGAGGGGGTGCGGGATGGCAGTGTTGAGGTGAGCGACGCTCCGGCCGAGATAGGGGATGCGGAAGATCCCGAGATTGATGGTCTGGGTGATGCGTTTGCAGCGATCGATGCAGTACTCGCCCGATCCGGGGTCGCGATCGAAGAGGCGAAGAAGCCGGGGAGCGCCAAAAACGCTCCGGAAAAGGATCCGTTCGTTTATGACCTCGACTGGGATGAGGACGAGCGGCTGGAGGAGTGGCGGGCCGTGCTCGCGCGTGCCCAGGACTTGCCGCCGGTCCTGCAGGCAATCGTGGCGCTGGATGCCTGGAACCAGATCGCTGTCCTCCAGCATGCGCCTTGGCTCGGGCGTTTGCTCGCCGCCTCGGTCCTGCGCGAGGGCGGCGTTACCACTGGCGGTCATCACGCAGCGATCAATCTCGGGCTCAAGGCCATTCCGGTCGAGCGGCGCCGGCATCGTGACCGTGAGACGCGGTTGCTGGCGATAGCAAGGGCGCTGACAATCTCCGCCGAGACGGGGCTCAAGGAGCATGACCGGTTGGTGCTGGCGCGGCAGATGATGATGCGCAAGCTGGAGGGACGGCGAACGTCGTCCAGGCTGCCGGAGCTGGTCGAGTTGGTCATGGCGCGGCCGTTGATCTCGGCCGGGATGGTGGCGAAGACGCTTGAGGTCACGCCTCAAGGAGCGAGGCGCATCGTGCAGGAGCTCGGTCTTCGCGAGATGACGGGCAGGGGAAGGTTTCGGGCGTGGGGGATTTTATGA
- a CDS encoding DUF3085 domain-containing protein, translating into MLSFPIESVRAVIARGRADAQANGGFRNPHYGLHPGRDEQAGVWLVGDHGVYLCSNGKLPDGEKPFVAYALECDPRTNDDWFEVKRKTFGGDDGVEFIDADQLEAMIAATPNARYLGITFDDDSMELFIIEWS; encoded by the coding sequence ATGCTTTCGTTTCCGATTGAATCGGTGCGGGCGGTGATCGCTCGCGGTCGCGCCGATGCACAAGCCAATGGCGGCTTTCGCAATCCCCATTATGGCCTTCATCCCGGTCGCGACGAACAAGCGGGCGTCTGGTTGGTCGGCGATCACGGCGTGTATTTGTGCTCGAACGGCAAATTGCCGGACGGAGAGAAGCCGTTTGTCGCTTATGCGCTGGAATGCGATCCCCGCACGAACGACGACTGGTTCGAGGTCAAGCGCAAGACCTTCGGCGGCGATGACGGTGTCGAATTCATCGACGCCGACCAGCTGGAGGCGATGATCGCCGCCACTCCGAATGCCAGGTATCTCGGCATCACCTTCGATGATGACTCGATGGAACTCTTCATCATCGAGTGGTCGTAA
- the arsB gene encoding ACR3 family arsenite efflux transporter, translated as MSVFERYLTVWVFLCILVGIALGHLMPSVFQTIGAAEIAKVNIPVAVLIWLMVIPMLLKIDFGSLSKVGSYWRGIGVTLFINWAVKPFSMALLGWLFVGWLFRPYLPADQIDSYIAGLIILAAAPCTAMVFVWSNLTKGEPHFTLSQVALNDAIMIVAFAPIVGLLLGLSAITVPWDTLMISVALYILIPVAISQGLRRALLAGGSTAGLDRLLSKLQPLSLVALLATLVLLFGFQGEQIIAQPTIIALLAVPILIQVYFNSGLAYILNRISGEQHCVAGPSALIGASNFFELAVAAAISLFGFQSGAALATVVGVLIEVPVMLSVVWIVNRSKGWYEASPAVSRNTITERT; from the coding sequence ATGTCCGTATTTGAACGCTATCTCACTGTCTGGGTTTTCCTCTGCATTCTCGTCGGCATCGCGCTTGGCCATCTGATGCCGAGCGTTTTCCAGACGATCGGCGCAGCCGAGATCGCCAAGGTGAACATTCCCGTCGCCGTGCTGATCTGGCTGATGGTCATCCCCATGCTTCTCAAGATCGACTTCGGCTCACTGTCGAAGGTCGGTAGCTATTGGCGCGGCATCGGCGTGACGCTGTTCATCAACTGGGCCGTCAAGCCGTTCTCGATGGCGCTGTTGGGCTGGCTGTTCGTGGGCTGGCTGTTCCGGCCATACCTGCCAGCGGACCAAATCGACTCCTACATTGCGGGCCTGATCATTCTCGCGGCGGCGCCCTGCACGGCTATGGTGTTCGTCTGGAGCAACCTGACGAAGGGCGAACCTCATTTCACCCTGTCCCAGGTCGCACTCAACGACGCTATCATGATTGTCGCCTTCGCACCGATCGTGGGTCTGCTTCTGGGTCTGTCTGCGATCACAGTGCCGTGGGACACCCTCATGATCTCAGTGGCCCTCTACATCCTGATTCCGGTCGCGATCTCCCAGGGTCTAAGGCGTGCCCTGCTGGCCGGCGGGAGCACCGCCGGGTTGGACCGGCTGTTGTCCAAGCTTCAGCCGCTGTCGCTTGTCGCATTACTGGCGACGCTGGTGTTGCTGTTTGGCTTCCAGGGCGAGCAGATCATTGCGCAGCCTACGATCATCGCACTTCTGGCAGTGCCGATCCTGATCCAGGTCTATTTCAATTCCGGCCTCGCTTACATCCTCAATCGGATTTCAGGTGAGCAGCATTGTGTGGCTGGTCCCTCGGCACTTATCGGGGCCTCTAACTTCTTCGAACTAGCAGTCGCCGCCGCCATCAGCCTCTTCGGGTTTCAGTCGGGCGCGGCACTTGCCACAGTGGTCGGTGTGCTGATCGAGGTACCGGTGATGCTTTCCGTCGTCTGGATCGTGAACCGCTCGAAGGGCTGGTACGAGGCATCGCCCGCCGTTTCCCGCAACACCATCACCGAAAGGACCTGA
- a CDS encoding ArsR/SmtB family transcription factor has product MESNNAIAALSALAQNTRLETFRLLVRHEPDGIPAGELARLLDVPQNTMSAHLATLFRAGLVKSERQSRSIIYRADLDGLRDLTLFLLKDCCGGSTQLCAPLIAELTLCCAPDAKPC; this is encoded by the coding sequence ATGGAAAGCAACAACGCAATAGCGGCCCTTTCGGCCTTGGCCCAGAACACCCGCCTCGAGACGTTTCGTCTACTCGTGCGGCACGAACCAGACGGCATCCCAGCAGGCGAACTCGCGCGGCTGCTCGATGTCCCGCAGAACACGATGTCGGCACATCTCGCGACACTTTTCCGTGCTGGTTTGGTCAAGAGCGAGCGCCAAAGCCGATCAATCATCTATCGGGCCGACCTCGACGGTCTGCGCGACCTGACACTTTTTCTGCTGAAGGATTGCTGCGGCGGATCGACACAGCTCTGCGCACCCCTCATCGCGGAGCTGACGCTCTGCTGCGCTCCGGATGCGAAGCCATGTTGA
- a CDS encoding recombinase family protein produces MLIGYMRVSSSDERQSVALQRDALLAAGVDERHLHQDRASGARDDRPGLKACLGELREGDVLVVWKIDRLGRSLSHLIRIVEDLKERGVAFRSLTEAIDTTNSHGAFLFNLFGSLAEYERVLITERVNAGLAAARRRGRKGGRPPTIDAEKVEQVLAALEAGASKASVCRTFKVARSTLIDTLKRTGWTGPGKTGTPETVV; encoded by the coding sequence ATGTTGATCGGTTACATGCGGGTATCGAGTAGTGACGAGCGCCAGTCGGTTGCCTTGCAGCGCGATGCCCTGCTCGCGGCCGGGGTCGATGAGCGCCATCTCCATCAGGATCGCGCTTCCGGAGCGCGTGATGACCGGCCGGGTCTGAAGGCATGCCTCGGCGAATTGCGCGAAGGCGATGTCCTGGTCGTCTGGAAGATAGATCGGTTAGGCCGGTCACTCTCCCACTTGATCCGTATCGTCGAGGATTTGAAGGAACGTGGTGTCGCCTTCCGATCTCTCACGGAGGCGATCGACACCACGAATTCGCACGGCGCGTTTCTGTTCAACCTGTTCGGCTCGCTTGCAGAATACGAGAGAGTGCTGATCACCGAGCGGGTCAATGCCGGCCTGGCGGCGGCTCGCCGACGTGGCCGTAAGGGCGGGAGACCTCCAACGATCGATGCGGAAAAGGTCGAGCAGGTTCTAGCTGCTTTGGAAGCTGGCGCCAGCAAGGCGTCCGTGTGCCGGACGTTCAAGGTGGCGCGCTCGACCTTGATCGACACGTTGAAGCGGACTGGATGGACAGGCCCCGGCAAGACCGGCACGCCCGAAACCGTAGTTTGA
- a CDS encoding site-specific integrase, translating into MTRKPLTSKSTDDVVTRRVEELDTIAAVLPMERRDELAELLTDQDVETLRHLVNEGMGANTLRALTSDLAYLQAWSLAASGRSLAWPAPEALLLKFVAHHLWDPEKRLTDPDHGMPAEVEDKLRLQGFLRSSGPHAPDTVRRRLATWSTLTKWRGLQGAFTSPALKSAIRLAVRATPRPKRRKSVKAVTGDVLSKLIGTCRAGSLRDVRDKAILMVAFASGGRRRSEVAGLRKEQLVMEAPIPVEGSAPLPSLSIQLSRTKTSGADNEEVVYLTGRPVDALNGWLEAGRIESGSVFRAIDRWGNVSKRALDPKAINDIVKQRAFMAGLDPAEFSAHGLRSGYLTEAANRGIPLPEAMEQSRHRSVQQASEYYNSATRRSGRAARLL; encoded by the coding sequence ATGACGCGAAAGCCACTAACATCCAAATCGACCGACGATGTGGTTACGCGACGTGTGGAAGAACTCGATACCATCGCTGCCGTACTCCCAATGGAACGCCGTGACGAATTGGCTGAGCTCCTGACGGACCAGGATGTCGAGACGCTCCGTCATCTCGTCAACGAAGGCATGGGCGCAAATACACTGCGCGCGCTCACCTCCGATCTCGCCTACCTGCAGGCCTGGTCGCTGGCGGCATCAGGACGATCACTCGCCTGGCCCGCGCCGGAAGCGCTGCTGCTGAAGTTTGTCGCTCATCACCTCTGGGATCCGGAAAAGCGTCTGACGGATCCGGATCATGGCATGCCGGCCGAGGTCGAGGACAAGCTTCGCCTCCAAGGGTTTCTCCGTTCTTCAGGCCCCCATGCACCCGACACCGTGCGCCGACGTCTGGCAACCTGGTCGACGCTGACCAAATGGCGCGGACTGCAAGGTGCCTTCACCTCCCCTGCCCTCAAGTCGGCCATCCGGCTGGCGGTGCGTGCAACGCCACGCCCGAAGCGGCGCAAGAGCGTCAAGGCCGTGACAGGCGATGTCCTGTCGAAGCTGATTGGCACCTGCCGGGCCGGCAGCCTGCGCGATGTCAGGGACAAGGCGATCCTGATGGTTGCCTTTGCCTCCGGTGGGAGGCGCCGCAGCGAAGTGGCGGGGCTGCGTAAGGAGCAGTTGGTCATGGAAGCACCTATCCCGGTTGAAGGATCAGCTCCCCTGCCCTCGCTGTCCATTCAACTCAGCCGCACCAAGACCAGCGGCGCCGACAACGAAGAGGTTGTCTACCTCACCGGCCGGCCCGTCGATGCGCTGAATGGCTGGCTCGAGGCCGGCAGGATCGAAAGCGGCAGTGTGTTCCGGGCGATCGATCGCTGGGGCAATGTCTCAAAGCGCGCGCTGGATCCGAAAGCCATCAACGATATCGTCAAGCAGCGCGCCTTCATGGCAGGGCTGGACCCGGCGGAGTTTTCCGCCCATGGCCTGCGCTCCGGCTACCTGACCGAGGCAGCCAATCGCGGCATTCCGCTTCCAGAAGCCATGGAGCAATCCCGGCATCGATCGGTTCAGCAAGCATCCGAATACTACAATAGCGCAACGAGACGGAGTGGCAGAGCAGCCAGGCTGCTCTAG
- a CDS encoding DUF1419 domain-containing protein — protein sequence MSTPSAIRKVYQGIADRHQMFRMFDRHTQRPHRFDGDASTLYAGEWFEITECEHDYMFEILPPLWIRGSMFAMREFLTGSVTSVFFALRIDGVIRFFHAYCDLSDGGSVEAMRLAIIERETRPVRAMTRDERLEHIWSATADAYRGYSDETAPQYLPGQRVIALYTATGSARLKLLDDLTDEEIATKLPVQLRHLARAAVAA from the coding sequence ATGAGCACCCCTTCCGCAATCCGTAAAGTCTACCAGGGCATTGCTGACCGCCATCAGATGTTTCGAATGTTCGATCGGCATACACAGCGTCCTCACCGTTTCGACGGTGACGCGAGCACGCTCTATGCAGGCGAGTGGTTCGAAATTACCGAATGTGAACACGACTATATGTTCGAGATCCTACCTCCGCTATGGATCCGGGGTTCGATGTTCGCGATGCGAGAATTTTTGACCGGATCCGTCACATCGGTATTCTTCGCGCTGCGGATCGACGGGGTCATTCGTTTCTTCCATGCCTATTGCGATCTCTCCGACGGTGGGTCGGTGGAAGCCATGCGGCTGGCGATCATCGAGCGGGAGACGCGCCCTGTGCGCGCGATGACGCGGGACGAGCGCCTCGAGCACATCTGGAGCGCCACGGCGGACGCCTATCGCGGCTATTCCGATGAAACCGCGCCGCAATATCTCCCGGGGCAGCGCGTCATCGCTCTCTACACCGCGACTGGGTCTGCCAGGTTGAAGCTTCTCGACGACCTGACCGACGAAGAGATCGCCACCAAACTGCCCGTCCAACTGCGCCATCTTGCCCGTGCGGCAGTCGCAGCGTGA
- a CDS encoding DUF3991 and toprim domain-containing protein, with protein MEKEKLEELRDRVRCAAVLERAGFAIDVKESTRKAMKYRHGAEIVIVIHEGRGWFDPLSDAKGDVFGLAEHLDGVSFVEALNRVTDLVGVVARDPVWSRPAGKPAHSTSVPERWAIRRRPWQGSMTWRYLRTERCLPTTIIREAIQSGVLREGPYSSMWAAHVNDDGVVTGWEERGPDWRGFSAGGSKILFRFGSSDAKRLCVTEAAIDAMSLAALEGLRQGSLYLSTGGGWAPATESAMRQLAARPGAVLVAATDANSQGETFAGRLRAIADEVGCDWLRLKPPAEDWNDALKAREEEKKEKKARAGRGGLPHARQPRQG; from the coding sequence ATGGAGAAAGAAAAACTGGAAGAACTTCGCGACCGTGTCCGGTGCGCAGCGGTGCTGGAACGGGCCGGTTTTGCCATCGACGTCAAGGAAAGCACCCGCAAGGCAATGAAATACCGGCACGGCGCGGAAATCGTCATCGTCATCCATGAGGGTAGGGGATGGTTCGATCCACTGTCCGACGCGAAAGGCGATGTCTTCGGTCTCGCGGAGCATCTGGATGGCGTCTCCTTCGTCGAGGCGCTGAATCGGGTGACGGATCTTGTCGGCGTCGTCGCCAGGGATCCTGTCTGGTCTCGTCCAGCCGGAAAGCCCGCTCACAGCACCTCCGTCCCCGAACGCTGGGCAATACGACGTAGGCCGTGGCAGGGATCCATGACGTGGCGCTATCTGCGCACCGAGCGGTGCTTGCCGACAACGATCATCCGGGAGGCCATCCAAAGTGGTGTCCTTCGGGAAGGCCCTTATAGCAGCATGTGGGCCGCGCATGTCAATGACGATGGGGTTGTTACTGGCTGGGAGGAGCGCGGTCCCGATTGGCGCGGCTTTTCGGCAGGCGGTTCTAAAATTCTCTTTCGCTTTGGCTCTTCCGACGCCAAGCGTCTTTGCGTCACTGAAGCGGCGATCGACGCCATGAGCCTTGCGGCACTCGAAGGGCTTCGTCAGGGCAGCCTCTATCTCAGCACCGGCGGTGGGTGGGCACCGGCGACAGAATCGGCAATGCGCCAGTTGGCCGCGCGTCCCGGCGCTGTTCTGGTCGCGGCCACCGACGCCAATAGCCAGGGCGAGACCTTTGCCGGCCGCCTTCGTGCCATTGCCGATGAGGTGGGCTGCGATTGGCTGCGGCTGAAGCCGCCGGCCGAGGACTGGAATGACGCGCTGAAAGCGCGGGAAGAGGAAAAGAAGGAAAAGAAAGCGAGGGCGGGAAGAGGAGGCCTGCCGCATGCCCGCCAGCCGCGTCAAGGGTGA
- a CDS encoding arsenate reductase ArsC, which yields MTDKIYNVLFLCTGNSARSILGESILNHEGKGRFRAYSAGSHPKGEVNPHAIKELEALGYPSTGFSSKNWDVFAEPGAPQMDFIFTVCDSAAGEACPVWLGYPMTAHWGVEDPAAVVGTDIEVQRAFAQAARFLKNRIGAFLSLPLSSIDKLALEQKLKQIGQMEGSTSSQEKSA from the coding sequence ATGACCGACAAGATCTACAACGTGCTCTTCCTGTGCACGGGCAATTCCGCACGTTCTATTCTCGGCGAATCCATCCTGAATCATGAGGGGAAAGGTCGCTTTCGAGCCTACTCCGCGGGGAGCCATCCGAAGGGCGAGGTGAACCCCCATGCGATCAAGGAGTTGGAAGCGCTCGGCTATCCGTCTACCGGTTTCTCCTCGAAGAACTGGGATGTGTTCGCGGAGCCGGGCGCGCCGCAGATGGATTTCATCTTCACGGTCTGCGACAGCGCGGCTGGCGAAGCGTGTCCAGTCTGGTTGGGGTATCCGATGACAGCGCACTGGGGTGTCGAGGATCCGGCCGCCGTCGTGGGAACGGATATCGAAGTCCAGAGAGCTTTCGCACAGGCCGCCCGTTTTCTGAAGAACCGCATTGGCGCCTTCCTAAGCCTTCCGCTGTCTTCGATCGACAAGCTTGCGCTTGAACAGAAGCTAAAGCAGATCGGCCAGATGGAAGGGTCGACCAGCAGCCAGGAAAAGAGCGCCTGA
- a CDS encoding type II toxin-antitoxin system PemK/MazF family toxin codes for MLPTEPKVGWVFRYSYLWHWQHLDGREEGDKDRPALVLAIVATLEDGTPAVRVLPITHSPPSDPDEAIEIPPATKRRLGLDDERSWIVLTESNRFVWPGPDVRPVDSESGYHGPLPPALFEEVKRRFVELARSQRHKATMRSD; via the coding sequence ATGCTGCCGACTGAACCGAAGGTCGGCTGGGTCTTTCGCTATTCCTATCTCTGGCATTGGCAGCATCTGGACGGACGGGAAGAGGGTGACAAGGACCGCCCCGCTCTGGTGCTGGCCATTGTTGCGACGCTTGAGGACGGGACGCCTGCAGTACGTGTCCTGCCGATCACGCATTCCCCACCGTCCGATCCCGACGAAGCCATCGAAATCCCGCCGGCCACCAAGCGCCGCCTGGGTCTCGACGACGAACGGTCGTGGATCGTGTTGACTGAAAGCAATCGTTTCGTCTGGCCGGGGCCCGACGTTCGGCCTGTCGATAGCGAGAGCGGGTATCACGGGCCGCTACCTCCGGCACTCTTTGAAGAGGTGAAGCGCCGGTTCGTTGAGCTCGCGAGAAGCCAGCGGCACAAGGCGACCATGCGCAGCGATTGA
- a CDS encoding DUF1289 domain-containing protein: MMNNKSPCTDLCRFDPRNKWCLGCGRTADEIKAWRKMSPYHRTNLSTELKRRMKRLKDGEDGAATASACL, encoded by the coding sequence ATGATGAATAATAAGTCGCCTTGCACCGATCTGTGCCGCTTCGATCCGCGCAATAAATGGTGCTTGGGCTGCGGCCGGACGGCGGATGAAATCAAGGCGTGGCGCAAAATGTCGCCCTATCACCGGACAAATTTGTCGACTGAATTGAAACGCCGCATGAAGCGATTAAAGGATGGCGAGGACGGCGCTGCGACCGCATCCGCTTGCTTGTAG